CATGAACATGCTGCCTTAGTAGGCTGCTGAAATACTCTGGATGGACCTTGGCGAATGCACGAGATAACCCAACACGGAACTCCTGCGTGAAATCTGAGGCTACCAATGTTCGTCGGACCCTCAGAATTGGCGGAGAAGCTACTCATCTATGCAAGTCGGCAGGCCGAAATTAGTGTTTCAGCAGCCTGTTAAGTTTTCCCGATACGATCGTATCCTCAGGCACGCGAGTTGATTCTCAGCCAAGAGAAGTGATGCGCATGAATTTGGCTAGTTGTGCCAGTGTGGGCGCGCGGATAGAGATGGCACGCCTGGTTGCGACGCATGCAATCCTGGATACCTCTATTTGACGATGATGCTTTGCGGCGTACCTGCAGGCTTGCCGTCGACCATGACCTGCGCAGTGTAGGTGCCAGCCGGCCAGCCATCTGGCTTGCTGAAGCTGATGTTGGTGGTCTCTGCGCCCGTGGTGGTCAGCGTGGCGCTCTGCTCGCCGGCCACCTGCCCATCCTGATAGGTGAGCTTGGCCGAAACCGGCACATTGCTCGCACTGCCCTCGGTCTTGACCGACACGATGATGGTGTCCTTGCTGCCGACGCTGGCGGACGGCGTCACCGTCTTGTCCGCAGCGGCAACCGTGCCAACCGCAACGCTGGACACCGTGACGCCGGCGCCAGCCATTGCCGCATTGTCGGTGCTGGCAGCGCCAGTGGCGGTGCCTTGCGCGGCCTGATCGCTGGCCGGCGGTGTGGCCGCCGGGCCTGGCATGGCGTCGGTTGCCGCGCCGGAGGTCGGGTCCTTGGCGACATTGGAATCGTCGTTGGCTTCCTTGCGGCAACCCGACACGGCCAGGACGCCGGCCAAGGCGAGAACCAGGGTGCTGGAAACGGCTTTGGTACGCATGGATCGATCTCCGGATGTCCAATGGATCAAACGATTGAGTGAGATGCCGTGCATCGCCCTACGGTGTCGATGCACGTAGCGACGGTGAAGGGTGCCTAGGCCTTTGGCGGCAAGTGCAGCACCTGGCCCGGAAAAATCTTGTCCGGATCCTGCAGGGTGTCGCGGTTGGCTTCGAAGATGCGCGGCCACAGCGCGCCGTCGCCCAGATGACGCTTGGCAATCCTGGACAGGCTATCGCCTGCCTGTACGGTGACGGTTTCGCCCACCAGCTGCGCCGTGCTTTGCACGCTGGAGCGCACGTTGGAAAAATCCGCAGCGGGCGCCACATCGGCGGTGCTGTCGACCGAGGAAGTGACGTTGGAGAAATCGGCTTTCTTGTCGGCACTCATTGCTGCAGCCCTGTGCA
The window above is part of the Xanthomonas campestris pv. badrii genome. Proteins encoded here:
- a CDS encoding LysM peptidoglycan-binding domain-containing protein, with amino-acid sequence MSADKKADFSNVTSSVDSTADVAPAADFSNVRSSVQSTAQLVGETVTVQAGDSLSRIAKRHLGDGALWPRIFEANRDTLQDPDKIFPGQVLHLPPKA